A window of Ictidomys tridecemlineatus isolate mIctTri1 chromosome 1, mIctTri1.hap1, whole genome shotgun sequence contains these coding sequences:
- the Il4 gene encoding interleukin-4 — protein sequence MGLTPLLIATLFCLLVCPGNFTHGCDVTLEEIIKTLNTLSGKKTTCMELMVADVFAVPKNTTEKEILCRVTTVLRQTYQDHPVSRCLNKNGKLDILKLLRGLYRNLRSMAQLVTRQWHRARHITLSEPLLAVTHCPETAAHPEGRQGLVLQIPALEVEVASCWTPNQARRREVPVCQLFRPHELDQADRHSGETWMLLMQPNVMFLLQHNSPASESKQRTLKDFLESLKTTMQKKYSQCGRSKF from the exons ATGGGTCTCACCCCCCTGCTGATTGCCACTCTCTTCTGTCTCCTAGTATGCCCTGGCAACTTCACCCACGGATGCGACGTTACCTTAGAAGAGATCATCAAAACTTTGAACACACTCTCAGGGAAAAAG ACTACATGCATGGAGCTGATGGTAGCAGACGTCTTTGCTGTCCCCAAG AACACAACCGAGAAGGAAATCCTCTGCAGGGTTACAACTGTGCTTCGGCAGACCTATCAAGACCACCCGGTGTCTAGGTGTTTgaacaaaaatggaaaacttGACATTCTCAAACTCCTGAGAGGACTCTATAGGAACCTCCGAAGCATGGCCCAGTTG GTGACCAGGCAGTGGCACCGGGCACGTCACATTactctctctgagcctctgctAGCTGTGACACACTGTCCAGAGACTGCAGCACACCCTGAAGGCAGGCAGGGGTTGGTGCTACAGATACCAGCTCTGGAAGTGGAAGTAGCATCCTGCTGGACTCCCAATCAAGCTAGACGACGGGAGGTCCCAGTTTGCCAATTGTTCAGGCCACATGAGCTTGACCAAGCAGACAGACATAGTGGAGAGACTTGGATGCTACTCATGCAACCTAATGTAATGTTTCTTTTGCAGCACAACTCTCCCGCGAGTGAATCCAAGCAGAGAACATTGAAAGACTTCTTGGAAAGCCTAAAAACCACCATGCAAAAGAAATATTCACAGTGTGGAAGGTCCAAGTtttaa
- the Il13 gene encoding interleukin-13: MTRLFLCSVLALGLMALWLTVVLTLACLGGLAAPGPVPPPSPAFRELIEELVNITQDQKAPLCNGSMVWSVNLTAGEYCAALDSLIKVSNCSAIQKTQRMLSGLCTHKNTAKQASTVPIPDTKIEVGQFVKKLLSHLRCLLRHGKLP; encoded by the exons ATGACACGTCTGTTCCTCTGTTCTGTGCTGGCTTTGGGTCTCATGGCGCTCTGGTTGACTGTGGTCCTCACCCTTGCCTGCCTCGGTGGCCTCGCTGCCCCAGGCCCAGTGCCTCCTCCATCCCCAGCCTTCAGGGAGCTCATTGAGGAGCTGGTCAACATCACGCAGGACCAGAAG GCTCCCCTCTGCAACGGCAGCATGGTGTGGAGCGTCAACCTGACAGCTGGCGAG TACTGTGCAGCCCTGGACTCCCTGATCAAGGTCTCCAACTGCAGTGCCATCCAGAAGACCCAGAGAATGCTGAGTGGCCTCTGCACACACAAGAACACTGCGAAG CAGGCTTCCACCGTGCCCATCCCGGACACCAAAATTGAAGTGGGCCAGTTTGTGAAGAAACTGCTCAGTCATTTACGGTGTCTTCTTCGCCATGGAAAGCTCCCCTGA